In Tindallia magadiensis, one DNA window encodes the following:
- a CDS encoding [Fe-Fe] hydrogenase large subunit C-terminal domain-containing protein, translating into MKFINHSMERCNNCYRCIRACSPKAISIFDSHARIDQDRCISCGECYVACEQGALHIKNVIDHVKEAIASPQKVVASLSPAFSSAFGIEKGEKMVESLKKLGFDVVEEEAVGGDVVAKAYEDYLGSSGKKNIIASTCPSTNYLIEKYHSSLRQYMVPIVSPMIAHGRILRKKYGADSYIVYVGPCLAKKAEAREMQHRGLIKAVLTFVELEDWLKEEGIGLENLEGMPFDAVGTHKGRCIPFCIDMGISKNKNFEKNVIAGVSNSEEILSSLEKDELEGLFLGIASCDRGCINGTGMPKDDTSYYVRRKRMTDYNKKIKALEEQEQEQEGQITSNQESPPEVDLSKIIYDQKVELEEYSAEEINETLMMMGKSRKEDQLNCHACGYGTCRAKAESVLRGTSHVNMCLPFMRAKAESLKNVIFDNSPNAIFMVGPDLKVKEFNPSSERIFQIRAEAIKDRDISTIIPSDLFEEVLETRVNLIGRQVEYHQYGVILIVNILYLSKEGILMAIMTDVTSAEKNKKELIRVRENTLNVAQDVIDKQMRVAQEIASLLGETTAETKVTLTKLQDLVVGDRGDER; encoded by the coding sequence TTGAAATTTATTAATCATTCCATGGAACGATGTAACAATTGCTATAGATGTATTCGGGCTTGCTCGCCGAAAGCGATCTCTATTTTTGATAGTCATGCCAGAATTGATCAGGATCGATGTATATCCTGTGGAGAGTGTTACGTAGCCTGCGAACAGGGGGCATTGCATATCAAAAATGTCATTGATCATGTGAAGGAAGCCATTGCTTCACCACAGAAAGTGGTGGCTAGTTTATCACCCGCCTTCTCTTCTGCTTTTGGAATTGAAAAAGGGGAAAAGATGGTAGAATCTCTGAAGAAACTAGGGTTTGATGTGGTGGAAGAAGAAGCGGTAGGTGGGGATGTGGTGGCAAAAGCCTACGAAGACTATTTAGGATCCTCGGGGAAGAAAAATATTATTGCTTCTACCTGTCCTTCGACCAATTATTTGATTGAAAAATATCATTCTTCCCTTCGTCAGTATATGGTTCCTATCGTTTCGCCGATGATTGCTCATGGTAGAATCCTTCGGAAAAAGTACGGAGCCGATAGCTATATTGTTTATGTGGGGCCCTGCTTAGCGAAAAAAGCAGAAGCTAGAGAAATGCAACATCGGGGTTTAATAAAAGCGGTTCTAACTTTTGTTGAGCTGGAAGATTGGCTGAAAGAAGAAGGCATCGGACTGGAAAACTTAGAAGGAATGCCTTTTGATGCTGTAGGAACCCATAAAGGCCGCTGTATTCCCTTTTGTATTGATATGGGAATTAGCAAAAATAAAAACTTTGAAAAAAACGTGATCGCAGGAGTGAGTAATAGTGAAGAGATTTTAAGCAGCCTTGAAAAGGATGAGCTAGAAGGCTTGTTCTTAGGCATCGCATCCTGTGACCGGGGATGTATTAACGGTACTGGTATGCCTAAAGATGATACCAGCTACTATGTCCGGCGCAAAAGAATGACCGACTATAATAAAAAAATCAAAGCATTGGAAGAACAGGAACAGGAACAAGAAGGGCAGATAACGTCTAATCAGGAATCGCCGCCGGAAGTTGATTTAAGTAAAATCATCTATGATCAAAAGGTGGAACTGGAGGAGTATTCAGCAGAAGAAATAAATGAAACCTTGATGATGATGGGGAAAAGCAGAAAAGAAGACCAGCTAAACTGTCATGCCTGTGGCTATGGCACCTGTCGCGCTAAAGCGGAGTCTGTGTTGAGGGGAACTTCTCACGTTAATATGTGCCTTCCTTTTATGAGGGCAAAAGCAGAAAGTCTTAAAAATGTTATTTTTGATAATAGTCCCAACGCTATTTTTATGGTGGGGCCAGATTTGAAAGTGAAAGAGTTCAACCCATCTTCAGAGAGAATCTTTCAGATTCGGGCAGAAGCCATTAAAGACAGAGACATCAGCACCATCATTCCAAGCGATTTATTTGAAGAGGTGCTGGAAACTAGGGTGAACCTAATTGGGAGACAAGTGGAGTACCATCAGTATGGGGTTATTTTAATTGTTAATATTTTATACCTGAGTAAGGAAGGTATTTTAATGGCTATTATGACAGATGTTACGTCAGCAGAGAAAAATAAAAAAGAGCTGATACGAGTCCGTGAAAACACATTAAACGTTGCTCAAGATGTTATTGACAAACAAATGCGTGTTGCTCAGGAAATTGCCAGTCTTTTAGGAGAAACGACGGCGGAAACAAAAGTAACCCTTACAAAGCTACAAGATCTGGTTGTCGGTGATCGGGGTGATGAAAGATGA
- a CDS encoding (2Fe-2S) ferredoxin domain-containing protein, whose amino-acid sequence MKTIHVCIGSACHLKGAYQVVNRFQQLVEEKNLQEQINVKAAFCLGHCTKAVSVQIDDGEVYSLGEEGVEDFLEKML is encoded by the coding sequence ATGAAAACCATCCATGTTTGTATTGGTAGTGCCTGTCATTTAAAGGGGGCTTACCAGGTCGTGAATCGCTTTCAACAACTAGTGGAAGAAAAAAACCTGCAGGAACAGATCAATGTGAAGGCTGCCTTTTGCCTAGGTCATTGCACAAAGGCGGTATCTGTCCAGATTGACGATGGAGAAGTATACTCCCTAGGAGAAGAGGGCGTTGAAGATTTTTTAGAAAAAATGCTGTAA
- a CDS encoding quaternary amine ABC transporter ATP-binding protein produces MASIKVENITKIFGDRPKKALEMLEQNITKDEILEKTGSTVGVNKASFEVGEGEIFVIMGLSGSGKSTLIRCMNRLIEPTSGSVWVDDEDVTKMNEEQLRNFRRYKQAMVFQKFALFPHRTVAENVAFGLEIQDISLEERMDKALEALDLVGLKGYANQKPGQLSGGMQQRVGLARCLAVDPEILFMDEAFSALDPLIRRDMQDELLNLQSKMNKTIVFITHDLDEALKLGDRVAIMKDGVIEQIDAPEDILRSPKTEYVARFVEDVDLAKVLTAEGVMVKAKALARPKDGPRMVLRKMREAGISGIFMVNRDDELIGYISSDDARKAVDQDKTDVEDILQREVVTTLPDTTLNDLFELTASASVPVAVVDENKKFKGLIIRGSLLSGLVKEAYPHDD; encoded by the coding sequence GTGGCAAGTATTAAGGTGGAAAATATCACCAAAATTTTTGGGGACCGCCCCAAAAAAGCCTTAGAAATGTTGGAGCAGAACATAACTAAGGATGAAATCCTCGAAAAAACAGGTAGTACCGTTGGAGTTAATAAAGCCAGTTTCGAGGTTGGCGAGGGAGAAATTTTTGTTATCATGGGACTTTCCGGCAGCGGAAAATCAACGCTTATTCGTTGCATGAATCGTCTAATTGAACCAACATCAGGAAGCGTCTGGGTAGACGATGAAGACGTAACGAAAATGAACGAAGAACAGTTAAGAAACTTTCGTCGCTATAAACAAGCCATGGTATTTCAGAAATTTGCGCTATTTCCTCATCGCACCGTAGCCGAAAATGTTGCCTTTGGTTTGGAGATTCAGGATATCAGCCTGGAGGAACGAATGGACAAAGCCCTGGAAGCCTTGGATCTTGTTGGATTAAAAGGCTATGCCAACCAAAAACCAGGACAACTGAGCGGTGGCATGCAACAGCGTGTAGGTTTGGCCAGGTGCCTGGCAGTCGATCCGGAAATTCTTTTCATGGATGAAGCTTTCAGCGCACTCGATCCCCTCATCAGACGAGATATGCAGGATGAATTGCTGAATCTTCAGAGCAAAATGAACAAAACCATCGTTTTTATTACCCACGATCTAGACGAAGCTTTGAAGTTAGGAGACCGGGTAGCGATTATGAAAGATGGTGTGATCGAACAGATCGACGCCCCCGAAGACATTCTTCGAAGCCCTAAAACCGAATACGTTGCTCGCTTTGTCGAAGATGTAGACCTTGCCAAAGTTCTGACAGCTGAAGGCGTCATGGTAAAAGCCAAAGCTTTAGCACGACCTAAAGATGGTCCGCGCATGGTTTTACGAAAAATGCGAGAAGCCGGTATATCTGGAATTTTTATGGTTAATCGTGATGATGAACTCATTGGATACATCAGCTCCGATGATGCCAGAAAAGCCGTGGATCAAGACAAAACCGATGTCGAAGATATTCTTCAACGGGAAGTTGTTACCACATTACCAGATACTACCTTGAACGACCTTTTCGAACTCACGGCTAGTGCTTCGGTGCCTGTTGCTGTGGTAGATGAAAACAAAAAATTCAAAGGTCTTATCATCAGAGGATCTCTGCTATCAGGACTGGTAAAGGAGGCGTATCCACATGATGACTAG
- a CDS encoding SpoIIE family protein phosphatase, whose amino-acid sequence MNYFIDLAYDSLNKRNEELCGDKVEVVDTGDSVIIVLADGLGSGVKANILATMTTKIAGTMLKEGASVYETIETIAKTLPVCHVRKLAYSTFVILKIGKNGIAQLVEYDNPPLFYIRNNRELDISKKERMIHGKKILESEFEVMEGDSITIVSDGVIHAGVGGVLNLGWQWENVLCFLLKHAQLEKTAKGITNRLMNTCIDLYEKKPGDDTTVVSIKIREPEIVSIFAGPPENKENDSRLMQDFMAARGVKVVCGGTATNIASRELGEEIEVLLETGTEQVPPIGKSQVLDLVTEGVITLSCVLEKLEQYVNRISLDLEVQQNGKEDGAYLLTKMLINDCTHVCFYVGQAINPAHQNPDLPKDLSIKLQVIKKIKEFLETLGKEVTVQYY is encoded by the coding sequence ATGAATTACTTTATTGATTTAGCTTATGACAGCCTCAATAAAAGAAACGAAGAGTTATGTGGCGATAAAGTAGAAGTAGTAGATACGGGCGACAGTGTTATTATTGTATTAGCCGATGGGTTGGGAAGTGGTGTGAAAGCCAATATCTTAGCTACGATGACGACTAAAATAGCCGGTACGATGCTGAAAGAAGGAGCAAGCGTTTATGAAACTATTGAAACAATCGCAAAAACCTTACCTGTCTGTCATGTTCGAAAATTGGCTTATTCTACCTTTGTTATTCTGAAAATCGGGAAAAATGGCATTGCTCAACTAGTAGAATATGATAATCCGCCACTATTTTATATAAGAAACAATAGAGAATTGGACATTTCTAAAAAAGAAAGAATGATTCATGGAAAAAAAATACTGGAAAGTGAGTTTGAAGTAATGGAAGGAGACAGCATTACGATTGTCAGTGACGGGGTTATTCATGCCGGAGTAGGCGGAGTTCTGAATCTGGGGTGGCAGTGGGAAAATGTGTTATGCTTTTTATTGAAGCATGCTCAGTTGGAAAAAACCGCCAAGGGCATTACGAATAGGCTAATGAATACCTGTATTGATTTATATGAGAAAAAACCAGGGGACGACACGACGGTGGTTTCGATTAAGATCAGAGAGCCGGAGATTGTCAGTATTTTTGCGGGCCCGCCAGAAAATAAGGAGAATGATTCTCGGCTGATGCAGGATTTTATGGCTGCCAGAGGGGTAAAAGTAGTATGTGGCGGTACGGCGACTAATATTGCCAGCCGGGAGCTGGGGGAAGAGATAGAAGTTTTGTTGGAAACAGGTACGGAACAAGTGCCGCCGATTGGAAAAAGTCAGGTTCTTGATCTGGTTACAGAAGGGGTTATTACACTGAGTTGTGTACTGGAAAAATTAGAACAATATGTTAATCGGATTTCCTTAGATCTAGAGGTCCAGCAGAATGGAAAAGAGGATGGAGCCTACCTTTTGACAAAAATGTTGATTAACGACTGTACTCATGTGTGTTTTTATGTGGGTCAGGCCATTAATCCGGCTCATCAAAACCCGGACTTACCGAAAGACTTAAGCATAAAGTTACAAGTCATCAAAAAAATCAAAGAGTTTCTGGAAACACTGGGTAAGGAAGTAACGGTACAGTACTACTAG
- a CDS encoding ABC transporter permease yields the protein MMTSSILNPLDFIPRIPIGNWVDSIIQTLRTAIGPLTRVISTILSGFMGVFSDLLLMIPAFFLIIIISAIAWKLASQRVAVFSFLGLSLIYNIGLWEEAIITVTMILVAVFISLLIGLPTGILSTRYEMVHKIVWPVLDFMQTMPAFVYLIPAIFFFRLGVVSAMIATVVFSVPPVIRLTGLGIRLVPEDMVEAATAFGTTDWQKLTKVQLPLAMPTIMAGVNQCIMLALSMVVIAAMIGAGGLGAVVLRGIQRVDLGLGFEGGVSVVILAIILDRITQRTKDANE from the coding sequence ATGATGACTAGTAGTATTCTCAATCCATTAGATTTTATACCCCGAATTCCTATAGGTAACTGGGTGGATTCCATTATCCAGACCCTTAGAACGGCCATCGGCCCTCTTACTCGGGTTATCTCCACTATTCTAAGTGGTTTTATGGGAGTTTTCTCCGACCTTCTATTGATGATTCCGGCTTTTTTCCTAATCATCATCATCAGTGCTATCGCCTGGAAGCTTGCCAGTCAACGAGTAGCCGTCTTTAGTTTTCTTGGCCTAAGCCTTATTTACAATATAGGCTTATGGGAAGAAGCTATCATCACTGTCACCATGATTTTAGTAGCCGTATTTATTTCTTTATTGATAGGGCTTCCGACAGGTATTTTATCCACCCGATATGAAATGGTACACAAAATTGTCTGGCCGGTCTTAGACTTTATGCAGACCATGCCCGCTTTTGTTTATTTAATTCCAGCCATCTTTTTCTTCCGGCTAGGGGTTGTATCAGCGATGATTGCAACGGTCGTTTTTTCTGTACCCCCAGTAATCCGACTGACCGGGTTAGGAATACGACTGGTGCCGGAAGATATGGTAGAAGCAGCAACTGCCTTTGGGACCACCGATTGGCAGAAACTGACAAAAGTCCAGCTGCCCTTGGCAATGCCAACCATTATGGCTGGCGTTAACCAATGTATTATGTTAGCCTTATCCATGGTTGTTATCGCCGCAATGATTGGTGCCGGAGGTTTAGGTGCTGTTGTGCTTCGAGGAATCCAGCGTGTTGATCTGGGTCTCGGCTTTGAAGGCGGCGTATCTGTGGTGATCCTGGCCATTATTCTTGATCGCATCACTCAAAGAACCAAAGATGCTAACGAGTAA
- a CDS encoding HD domain-containing protein: MYDRDKAIALLEKHLETEHLLKHSYAVEAVMKALAKKLDPENVERWAFAGLVHDLDADLVDYKNGENHLHGPKTVKILQEEALGDEEIYHSIQAHNKATGVKVESTMDRALYAADPITGFITAITFVYPDKKVNSVKPKSITKRMKETRFAAGADRDAMRSIEKIGIAFPDFAALSLEAMQEIGETLGL; the protein is encoded by the coding sequence ATGTATGACCGGGATAAAGCCATAGCGCTTTTAGAGAAACATCTGGAGACAGAACATTTATTGAAACATTCTTATGCCGTAGAAGCTGTTATGAAAGCGCTGGCAAAAAAATTGGATCCGGAGAATGTAGAACGATGGGCCTTTGCTGGACTGGTACATGATTTAGATGCGGATTTGGTTGACTACAAAAATGGAGAAAATCATCTTCATGGTCCCAAGACGGTTAAAATACTGCAGGAAGAAGCATTGGGAGATGAAGAAATTTACCACTCTATTCAAGCTCATAACAAAGCAACAGGTGTGAAGGTAGAGAGTACGATGGATCGGGCACTTTACGCAGCAGATCCTATTACTGGCTTTATTACGGCGATTACCTTTGTGTATCCGGATAAAAAAGTCAATAGTGTGAAACCGAAATCCATCACGAAAAGAATGAAAGAAACTCGTTTTGCAGCGGGAGCTGATCGGGATGCTATGCGGAGCATTGAAAAAATAGGAATTGCTTTTCCGGATTTTGCAGCTCTTTCGTTGGAAGCCATGCAAGAAATCGGAGAAACCTTAGGGCTGTAA
- a CDS encoding YkvI family membrane protein translates to MPKKIHWKQVFVSGGAIVGSMVGAGFASGQEVMQFFTHLGFTHSIYAGLLSMVLLSWIFMTILEDGRKHQFTNANAIFSHYCGRKIGFFFEWFVPILMLMVFSMMISAAGATFHEHYGLHPSFGRMIVALFTLATVLLGIKGLVRIVGSIAPAFICLTILMSLSSIIANPEGIRASSQKLMSIDVPSAYQHWFISGFMYASFLMVGFMPFTTEIGKQANSKKETILGGLFGGVFFLTGAMILSTGLLVVIDQVYYRQIPSLAMASASLPLLASIFAVLMVAGIYTASVSMLWTSVNRIEENDSCFRYRKVAVFMTIFAFIGGQLPFATMVSLIYPTIGYLGLILISGMIYTKIKEVLP, encoded by the coding sequence GTGCCAAAAAAAATCCATTGGAAACAGGTTTTTGTATCCGGCGGCGCCATTGTAGGATCAATGGTTGGCGCCGGTTTCGCTTCCGGTCAGGAAGTTATGCAGTTTTTTACTCACTTGGGCTTTACCCATAGCATTTATGCTGGTCTTCTTTCCATGGTGTTACTTTCTTGGATCTTTATGACGATTCTGGAAGATGGCCGAAAGCACCAATTCACTAATGCCAACGCTATTTTCTCCCATTATTGTGGAAGAAAAATAGGCTTTTTTTTCGAGTGGTTCGTACCAATTCTTATGTTAATGGTTTTTTCAATGATGATTTCTGCTGCCGGTGCTACTTTCCATGAACACTATGGCTTGCATCCGTCTTTTGGTCGGATGATAGTCGCTCTCTTCACCTTAGCCACAGTATTACTGGGAATTAAAGGGCTGGTTCGCATTGTGGGCTCTATTGCTCCTGCTTTTATCTGCCTTACTATTTTAATGAGCTTATCCAGTATCATCGCAAACCCGGAAGGGATTAGAGCTTCCAGTCAGAAACTAATGTCTATTGACGTTCCCAGTGCTTATCAACACTGGTTTATTTCAGGCTTTATGTACGCTTCTTTTCTAATGGTTGGATTTATGCCTTTCACTACCGAAATTGGAAAACAGGCCAATAGTAAAAAAGAAACGATTTTAGGCGGCTTGTTTGGAGGAGTCTTTTTTTTAACCGGCGCCATGATTTTAAGTACCGGTTTACTGGTGGTCATTGACCAAGTATATTACCGCCAGATTCCTTCTCTGGCAATGGCTTCAGCAAGCCTTCCCCTACTGGCATCTATCTTTGCTGTTTTAATGGTAGCTGGCATTTACACCGCATCTGTATCCATGCTCTGGACTTCCGTTAATCGTATTGAGGAAAATGATTCGTGTTTCCGGTATCGAAAAGTAGCTGTTTTTATGACCATTTTTGCTTTTATCGGTGGTCAACTACCCTTTGCCACTATGGTAAGCCTTATCTATCCAACCATTGGTTATCTGGGTCTTATTCTCATCAGTGGCATGATTTATACAAAAATAAAAGAAGTCCTGCCGTGA
- the trxB gene encoding thioredoxin-disulfide reductase, translated as MEKVYDVIIVGAGPAGLSAALYAGRAKLSTLVLEGTKVGGQIAITSEVDNYPGSMEDATGPSLTARMVEQAKRFGAEMVSDSVVSTDFKDKVKIVKGQKADYKGRSVIIATGANPRQIGCPGEKELTGKGVSYCATCDADFFEGLEIFVVGGGDTAVEEAIFLAKFARKVTIVHRRDELRAAKYLQEKVFEHPKIEIMWDSVIVDIKGDGLVESAVFHNRKTGETTEIKADEEDGTFGIFVLVGYEPVTEVFKGCIDTDESGYIIADSRMQTNVEGVFAAGDVRVKTLRQVVTATADGAIAAVEAEKYLGE; from the coding sequence ATGGAAAAAGTTTATGATGTTATTATTGTCGGAGCCGGTCCTGCCGGATTATCGGCCGCTTTATATGCGGGAAGGGCTAAGCTCAGCACCTTGGTTCTGGAAGGTACTAAAGTAGGTGGTCAAATTGCCATCACTAGTGAAGTGGACAATTATCCCGGATCAATGGAAGATGCTACTGGTCCTTCTTTAACCGCCAGAATGGTTGAACAGGCAAAAAGATTCGGCGCAGAAATGGTTTCCGATTCCGTTGTCAGCACAGATTTCAAAGATAAGGTAAAGATCGTTAAAGGTCAAAAAGCCGATTACAAGGGTCGCAGTGTTATTATCGCCACAGGAGCGAACCCGCGTCAGATCGGTTGCCCAGGAGAAAAGGAACTTACCGGAAAAGGTGTTTCCTACTGCGCCACCTGTGATGCAGACTTTTTTGAAGGATTAGAAATATTTGTAGTTGGCGGCGGCGACACAGCCGTAGAAGAAGCTATTTTCCTGGCAAAATTTGCACGAAAAGTAACCATTGTTCATCGTAGAGATGAATTGAGAGCGGCTAAATATCTTCAGGAAAAAGTCTTTGAACATCCTAAAATTGAAATCATGTGGGACTCTGTTATTGTAGACATTAAGGGAGATGGTCTTGTTGAATCGGCTGTTTTCCATAACCGCAAAACCGGAGAAACCACGGAAATTAAAGCTGATGAAGAAGATGGAACTTTTGGTATTTTTGTGTTGGTTGGATACGAACCGGTAACAGAAGTATTCAAGGGTTGTATTGATACGGATGAAAGCGGTTACATCATCGCCGATTCCCGTATGCAAACTAACGTAGAAGGTGTTTTTGCTGCAGGTGATGTTCGGGTTAAAACCTTAAGACAGGTTGTAACAGCAACAGCTGACGGAGCCATCGCTGCTGTTGAAGCCGAAAAATACCTAGGAGAGTGA
- a CDS encoding pyridoxal-phosphate-dependent aminotransferase family protein produces the protein MKNKQLVMIPGPTPVTRSIQNQMGREVAAFGDPDFVTDYKELIQDLKILWKTEGEVFVVAGTGTMAMEMAIANTLQKDDHLLIISHGFFGDRFIDICERKGIHVDVLSSEWGQIVPMETIEQKLKEKKYQAVTVTHVDTSTGVKAPIEAIGNLVKSFDDTLFIVDGVCSTAGEQEYIDEMNIDILLTGTQKAFGVPPGLAILWAGPKAMDRRKKLGRIPEYYIDFDKWLPIMHDPSKYFATPAVNMIWALKESVNLIKQEGLETRYARHKKTGNAMQAALEGIGFSILAEKEHRASTLSNLLYPEGMDDANFRKLLYQEGVMVAGGLGAYAGKMFRLGHMGNVDMHDLVATLAAIERALHHSGQSVDLGKSVGIFLSEMLS, from the coding sequence TTGAAAAACAAACAGCTGGTAATGATTCCGGGACCAACTCCCGTAACCCGCTCCATCCAAAATCAAATGGGGAGAGAAGTTGCCGCTTTTGGAGATCCAGACTTTGTCACCGATTATAAGGAACTAATTCAGGATCTGAAGATTTTATGGAAGACAGAAGGTGAAGTATTCGTTGTTGCCGGTACTGGTACAATGGCCATGGAAATGGCCATTGCCAACACCCTCCAAAAAGACGACCATTTACTGATTATATCTCATGGTTTTTTTGGAGATCGTTTTATTGATATCTGCGAAAGAAAAGGAATTCATGTTGATGTGCTTTCCAGTGAATGGGGACAAATTGTTCCCATGGAAACCATTGAACAAAAACTGAAGGAGAAAAAATACCAAGCAGTTACCGTCACTCACGTAGACACTTCTACGGGTGTTAAAGCTCCCATAGAAGCTATCGGGAATCTTGTGAAGTCTTTTGACGATACACTTTTTATCGTTGATGGTGTTTGTTCAACGGCTGGAGAGCAAGAATATATCGATGAAATGAATATCGATATACTCCTAACTGGCACACAAAAGGCCTTTGGTGTCCCTCCTGGTTTGGCCATTCTTTGGGCTGGTCCTAAAGCAATGGACAGACGAAAAAAGCTGGGTCGTATCCCTGAATACTATATTGATTTTGACAAATGGCTACCGATTATGCATGACCCTTCTAAATACTTTGCTACCCCTGCTGTTAACATGATCTGGGCACTAAAAGAATCTGTTAACCTGATTAAGCAAGAAGGTTTAGAAACCCGCTATGCCCGTCACAAGAAAACAGGAAATGCCATGCAAGCGGCCCTTGAAGGAATTGGCTTTTCCATCCTGGCCGAAAAAGAACATCGAGCTTCTACGCTGTCCAACCTTCTTTATCCTGAAGGTATGGATGATGCCAATTTCCGAAAGCTTCTTTACCAGGAAGGCGTGATGGTTGCCGGTGGTCTAGGTGCCTACGCAGGAAAAATGTTTCGATTGGGGCATATGGGTAATGTAGATATGCACGACTTAGTCGCTACCCTTGCTGCCATCGAACGAGCCCTTCATCATTCCGGTCAGTCCGTTGATCTTGGCAAAAGTGTGGGTATTTTCTTATCAGAAATGCTTTCATAA
- a CDS encoding glycine betaine ABC transporter substrate-binding protein, producing MFKNKLIIASLILLTAFALVLTGCGPADEPAEVEEPVEVDEPVDVEEPAEADAVEGSISAITGIDPGAGIMTATENAIEAYGLQVGLIEASDAAMTAELDAAIQNEEWIIVTGWSPHWKFAAHDLKYLEDPEEVYGGEESITTIARLGLEEDHPAVFELLENFHWTDDEIGAVMDMNAQDSDFEANADLWIEENRDLVDGWIPEGLEGNGEKIEILLVEWECALASSNVVAAILREAGFEVSLTSVDAGVMWSSIAEGDADFMTTAWLPGTHASYIEQYGDDIVEVRTNYEGARIGLVVPSYVPFDSIEDINNYVD from the coding sequence TTGTTCAAGAACAAACTGATTATCGCATCATTGATTTTATTGACCGCATTCGCACTGGTATTAACCGGTTGCGGACCAGCAGACGAACCTGCTGAAGTAGAAGAGCCCGTTGAAGTGGACGAACCCGTTGATGTAGAAGAGCCTGCTGAAGCAGACGCTGTAGAAGGCAGTATTTCAGCCATTACTGGCATCGATCCTGGTGCTGGTATCATGACAGCTACTGAAAACGCAATAGAGGCTTATGGCCTTCAGGTAGGTTTAATTGAAGCAAGTGACGCTGCAATGACTGCCGAATTAGATGCGGCAATTCAAAACGAAGAGTGGATCATCGTTACCGGTTGGTCTCCTCACTGGAAATTCGCTGCCCATGATCTTAAATACCTAGAAGATCCAGAAGAAGTTTATGGCGGTGAAGAATCTATCACAACCATCGCTAGATTAGGTCTTGAAGAAGATCATCCAGCTGTATTTGAATTGCTAGAAAACTTCCATTGGACTGATGATGAAATCGGTGCCGTTATGGATATGAATGCCCAAGATAGTGACTTCGAAGCAAACGCTGATCTATGGATCGAAGAAAACAGAGATTTAGTAGATGGATGGATTCCAGAAGGTTTGGAAGGCAATGGCGAAAAGATTGAAATCCTACTTGTTGAGTGGGAATGCGCATTAGCCAGCTCTAATGTGGTTGCCGCTATCTTACGAGAAGCAGGTTTTGAAGTAAGCTTAACTTCTGTTGATGCTGGTGTTATGTGGTCTTCTATTGCGGAAGGCGATGCTGATTTCATGACAACAGCTTGGTTACCAGGAACCCACGCTTCTTACATCGAGCAGTACGGTGATGATATTGTTGAGGTTCGCACTAACTATGAAGGTGCAAGAATTGGACTGGTTGTACCATCCTATGTGCCTTTCGACAGCATTGAAGACATCAACAACTACGTTGATTAA